AGGAAGGCAATCGATGCGGCGCGGACTCCATTATGATCGACGTGGATAAGCATGCAAGGATGGACTTCAACGCGGAGTTCGCCGGCGAAAGCTTCGACACGGAGCATCAGGACGATGCCAAGACGTCGTCCACGACGTGCTGCCACACCTTCAAGCCGAAAGAATAACTCGAGGCGCGGCAGCTTCAGCGCCGAAGGAGGAGGGTTCGCGGTGAACGAATCGATGGAGGATCGGTCGGTCTCGGATGACGCCTCGTCGTCTTTCGGTCCGGAGACCGAATTCGAGAGCGAATCGTCCGTATCGGATAAGGCGTTCTTCCAGGAGGAAGCGGTCCATCCGGTAGCGGAGAAGCAAGCTGTGGAAACGTCGGAGCCGAAGGGAACGACGGTCTCGTTGTTCGGGCCGGAGGAGCGGGACACGGAGTTCGGATCCGATCTGGCGGTACCCGCGGGAGCGGCATCGAACGGCGCGGCGGCGAAACCGTTCGACGCGGGAAAGACGATCGGCTGGGTAGGCATCTTTCTCGCGATCGCATCTTTCTTTGTCTTGGGGAGCATTCTCGGGCCTGCGGCGATCGTGGTGGGATTCATGGCGTTCGCGAAAGGGCGCAAGAAACTCGGCATATGGTCGATGGGGTTAGGCATTATTTCTTTCGTTATTTTTTTGGCCCTACTTCCGAACAACGCGGTGTAGCGCAGACAGGGCAATGGAGGACGCCGTCCGTGCGCGGGCGGCGTTTTTTTTCCGTCGTACGCGGCTGGTCGGATTCTCCTTGGAAAAAACGATGGAGCAAACAGGGGAAATCTTTTATAATGAGGACAACCAATCCAAGAATCGGAGCGATAACGTCCCTATGAGCATCAATTCCGTCGACCCTAAGCTGATTACCGCCTGGCTGAAGACGCAGTTTCTGTCCACGACCGAGATTACTTCCGCGTCGCTGGGCGGAAGCGAGGTCGGCTCCGGCTCCTCGCCGAACTTCGCCGCGCTGCTGCAGCTGTTGACCGCGCAGGCCGGCAACGGCACGCTTGCGGACGAGGCGTACGAACGTTCGGCGACGTTCGGCCTCGACGGGCTCGTCGGCGCGATGCCGCTGAAGCTGGCGGGACTGTCCGGAACGACGTACGAAGCCGCGGCGCCCGCCCCCGGGGACATCGACGGCATCATTCAAGAGGCGAGCGCGAAATACGGCGTAGATCCTGCGCTCGTGCGCGCGGTCGTCCGCGTAGAATCCGGCTTCGACCCGACCGCGGAATCGCACGCGGGAGCGAAGGGGCTGATGCAGCTCATGGATGCGACCGCGAGATCGCTCGGCGTCTCCGACTCGTTCGACCCCGTGCAGAACGTCAACGGCGGAACGCGCTTCTTATCGTACCTGCTGACGAAGTACAATGGTAACGAGGGCGTCGCGTTAGCGGCTTACAATGCCGGCCCGGGCCGGGTCGACCGGCTCGGAATTCGAACGGACGCCGATCTGGCGACGGCGATGAACCGTCTGCCGAAGGAGACGCAGGCGTACGTCGGCAAGGTGCTCGGCGCGCGAGGATAATACAACGAAGGGGCTGTCCCAAGAGTAGAGATCAATCTGCTCAAGGGAACAGCCCCTTTCGTTTGCGTCCGACCCCAACATCGGTCGATACATAAAAAAAGCTGCCCCGGTCTTGACGACGTTCGGGACAGCTCCATTTCTCTTACATTTCGTGGTCGGTGGAGGTGGAAGGCTTACCGATGACGCCTCTGGCGTTGCGAAGCTTGCCGGCGACCAATACCCCGACGATGACGACGATAAGGAACGCCCAGTACACCGCAGGGTTCGCGAACCAATCGTGGATGAACGGCTCGTGCGTGATCATCTTCGCCGCGGTGAAGGCCAACACGCCGGAACCGATGTAGACAATCGGCGGGAAGCGGTTGACGATCTTGATGAACAGCGTGCTGCCCCAGACGACGATCGGAACCGATACGAGCAGGCCGATTACGACGAGGAGCAGGTCCCCGTGCGCCGCGCCGGCGACCGCGATGACGTTGTCGAGGCCCATGGCCGCGTCGGCGATAACGATCGTCTGCACCGCCGCCCACAAGTTGTCTTTCGCTTTGACGTCTTTATGCCCTTCGTCGCTCACGAGCAGCTTGTAAGCGATCCAGACGAGCAGCAAGCCGCCGACCAGCTGCAGGCCCGGAATCTTCAGAAGCTCCACGACGAGCACCGTGGCCAAGATCCGAATCGCCACCGCGCCGAACGTTCCCCAGAAGATCGCTTTCTTCTGCTGTTCGGGGGACAGCTTCCGCGCCGCCATCCCGATGACAATGGCATTGTCTCCCGCAAGCACGAGGTCGATGAAAATGATGGTGATTAAAGCTGCCCAGAAATCCGGAGACATGATGTCCATTTTTCTCCCCACTCCTTATAAAATGTATATAAAACACAAAAAGACCTCGCCTATGCGAAAAGAACGCATCGGCAAAGGTCTTGCTAACAACGGTGTCCGTTGCCAACAAAGCCGGGAACGCGGGGTTCCGTATTGACGACTTTGATGTGGCAGCTACTCCCCTTTTTCCAATGTCATAAGTATACGCGCATGTTCCGAAGTCCGTCAAGTGTGTATTCGCCCGTCTCGAAGAACATAATCGGACGGCTTGTCACATACAATGAAACGTAGAAAAGTGGGACGAACCCGAATCGAAGGAGGGAGGCGCGTGGAAAGCCTCTTCTTGATCGTAAAGATCATAATGGTCAATATCGTGCTGAGCGGGGACAACGCGGTCGTCATCGCGATGGCGAGCAAAAACTTGCCCGCCGCTCAAAGGGCGAAAGCCGTATGGTGGGGGGCGGTCGGGGCGGTCGCGCTCCGGATCGTGCTGACGGTGGCGGCAGTGTTCTTGCTGAAAATTCCGATGATCCAGCTGCTGGGCAGTCTGCTCCTGATGTACATCGCGGTGAAGCTGCTACTCGACGACGAGGGACACGAAGACATCAAGAGCGCGGCGACGCTCGGAGCGGCCGTCTGGACGATCATCGTCGCGGACTTCGTCATGAGCCTCGACAACGTGCTGGCGATCGCGGCGATCGCCGAAGGCAACTGGCTCTTGATCGTGATCGGCATCCTGATCAGCATTCCGCTCATCGTATGGGGCAGCACGTTCGTCATGAATTTGCTCCACAAATATCCGGTCTTGATCTACATCGGGGCGGGCATCTTAGGATTTACGGCCGGCGAGATGTTCCTGAAGGATCCGACGGCGGCGCGCTGGATCGGCACGGAATCGCAGGCGGTCCATTGGCTGCTGCCGGCGGCCGCGGCGGCGGTCGTCGTAGCGGCGGGATTATGGAAGAAACGGCGTACGGCGAAAGTAACATAGTGTGGAATTTTCGACAACATTCCGATACACTGGTAGCAAACGGCGTCGTAACTTGACGTCTACGTGTAGACGGGAGTGGTCGAAATGAAAAACCGTACGCTGCCGCTGGGAATCGCTATCATCGCGGCGGGCATCTTCATCGCATTGGGCAAGCTGGGATTTTTCCAAGCGCTCGGAGCCTGGTTTTGGCCGCTGCTTCCGCTCGCCGCGGGCGGACTTCTGCTTTGGGCGGTTTGGACGAGACGGCTGCCTTCGGCGGCTTACGTGCCCGCCGCGTTCCTCGTAGGCGCCTCGATCGCGTTCTTGTTGTGCGCTTGGTTCGGATGGCACTGGATGAAGGCGCTGTGGCCGCTGCTGCCGCTGTCGCTCGCCGCCGGAGCGTACCTCTTCGCCGAAGCGGAACGCATACCGCCGCTCCGCTCGCTGTCGCTCGGCGTCGGCGCCGCCTCGCTGCTCGCGCTGCTCGTGACGCTGCTCGTCTTCGTGAACGGCTTCGTCGTCGCCCTCGTTCTGATCGTGGCAGGCGTCGCCGTCATTGCAAGAAGACCGAATTTCCGCTAAAATGATTGCTTTTTCGCGAATATGCGCGTATAATTTGAAGGACTTAGGCGTAGCGTCGGATCAGTCTCCGGCGCTTCTTTTGTGAACAGATAAAGACATAAATCCAATTGGAGTGGAGAATACGAACATGATTTCAAGAGACAAAATTCGCAACATCGCCATTATCGCGCACGTCGACCATGGCAAAACGACGCTCGTCGACAAATTGCTGCAGCAAGCGGGAACGTTCCGCGAGAACGAAGCCGTCGTCGAACGCGCCATGGACTCGAACGATTTGGAACGCGAGCGCGGCATTACGATCTTGGCGAAAAACACCGGGGTTATGTATAAGGACCACTTGATCAATATCGTGGATACGCCGGGACACGCTGACTTCGGCGGCGAGGTCGAACGGATCATGAAGATGGTCGACGGCGTACTGCTCGTCGTCGACGCGTTCGAAGGCTGCATGCCGCAGACGAAATTCGTGCTTCGCAAGGCGCTGGAAGCGCATCTGACGCCGATCGTCGTGGTCAACAAGATCGATCGTCCGAACGCGAGACCGGCCGAGGTCATCGACGAAGTGCTCGACTTGTTCATCGAGCTCGGCGCGGACGACGAACAGCTCGAATTCCCGGTCGTGTACGCTTCGGGTCTCGTCGGCACGTCGGGTCTCGAGCCGGACGCGCAAGAGCCTACGATGCAGCCGATGTTCGAGACGATCCTGACGTCGATCCCGGCGCCGACCGAGAGCACGGTAGACCCGCTGCAATTTTTGGTCACGCTGCTCGACTACAACGAATACCTCGGCCGCATCGCCGTCGGCCGCATCAACCGCGGCACGATTCGCGCGGGACAATCCGTCGCGGTGCTCGACCGCGAAGGCAAGCAGCGCACGGCGCGCATCGAGAAGCTGTTCGGCTTCCAAGGACTGAAGCGCATCGAGATCGAAGAAGCCGGCGCGGGCGAGATCGTCGCGATCGCGGGCATTAAGGAAATCAACATCGGCGAGACGATCGCCGATCCGGCGAACCCGGAGCAGCTGCCGGTGCTTACGATCGACGAGCCGACGCTGCAGATGACGTTCGTCGTCAACAACTCGCCGTTCGCGGGCCGCGAAGGCAAGTGGGTCACGTCCCGGAAGCTGCGGGAGCGTCTGTACAAGGAACTGGAAACCGACGTCGCGCTGCGCGTCGAAGACACCGACAGCCCGGACGCCTTCGTCGTCAGCGGCCGCGGCGAGCTTCACCTCGGCATCCTGATCGAGAACATGCGCCGCGAAGGCTACGAGCTCCAGGTTTCGAAGCCGGAGGTTATCGTGAAGGAAGTCGACGGCGTGAAGATGGAGCCGATCGAACGGCTGCTCATCGACGTGCCGGAAGAGAGCATGGGCGCCGTCATGGAGAGCCTCGGCACCCGGAAGGCCGACATGGTCAACATGACGAACAACGGCAGCGGCAACGTTCGGATCGAATTCTTGATTCCTTCCCGCGGATTGATCGGCTACCGGACGGATTTCCTGACGTTGACGCGCGGATACGGCATCATGAACCATGCGTTCGACTCTTACGGCCCCTATGCGGGCGCGGGCGTCGGCGGCCGCCACCAAGGCGTGCTCGTGGCGAGCGAAACCGGCACGGCGACGTTCTACGGCATGGCGTCCGTCGAAGACCGCGGCATTTTGTTCTTGACGCCGGGGACCGAGGTGTACGAAGGAATGCTCGTGGGCGAGCATAACCGCGACAACGACATCATCGTCAACATTTGCAAGGAGAAGGCGTTGACGAACATTCGTTCTGCGTCGAAGGACGACACGGTCCGTCTGAAGACGCCTCGCCTCATGAGCCTCGAGCAGGCGCTCGAGTACCTCAACGACGACGAATATTGCGAAATTACGCCGAAATCGATCCGTCTCCGCAAGAAGATCCTCAACAAGAGCGAGCGGGAGCGGGCGGAAAAAAATAAGAAGTTG
This genomic window from Paenibacillus antri contains:
- a CDS encoding DUF1540 domain-containing protein, which translates into the protein MTQVKCSVSNCTFYKEGNRCGADSIMIDVDKHARMDFNAEFAGESFDTEHQDDAKTSSTTCCHTFKPKE
- a CDS encoding lytic transglycosylase domain-containing protein, whose product is MSINSVDPKLITAWLKTQFLSTTEITSASLGGSEVGSGSSPNFAALLQLLTAQAGNGTLADEAYERSATFGLDGLVGAMPLKLAGLSGTTYEAAAPAPGDIDGIIQEASAKYGVDPALVRAVVRVESGFDPTAESHAGAKGLMQLMDATARSLGVSDSFDPVQNVNGGTRFLSYLLTKYNGNEGVALAAYNAGPGRVDRLGIRTDADLATAMNRLPKETQAYVGKVLGARG
- a CDS encoding TerC family protein — encoded protein: MDIMSPDFWAALITIIFIDLVLAGDNAIVIGMAARKLSPEQQKKAIFWGTFGAVAIRILATVLVVELLKIPGLQLVGGLLLVWIAYKLLVSDEGHKDVKAKDNLWAAVQTIVIADAAMGLDNVIAVAGAAHGDLLLVVIGLLVSVPIVVWGSTLFIKIVNRFPPIVYIGSGVLAFTAAKMITHEPFIHDWFANPAVYWAFLIVVIVGVLVAGKLRNARGVIGKPSTSTDHEM
- a CDS encoding TerC family protein; this encodes MESLFLIVKIIMVNIVLSGDNAVVIAMASKNLPAAQRAKAVWWGAVGAVALRIVLTVAAVFLLKIPMIQLLGSLLLMYIAVKLLLDDEGHEDIKSAATLGAAVWTIIVADFVMSLDNVLAIAAIAEGNWLLIVIGILISIPLIVWGSTFVMNLLHKYPVLIYIGAGILGFTAGEMFLKDPTAARWIGTESQAVHWLLPAAAAAVVVAAGLWKKRRTAKVT
- the typA gene encoding translational GTPase TypA, with product MISRDKIRNIAIIAHVDHGKTTLVDKLLQQAGTFRENEAVVERAMDSNDLERERGITILAKNTGVMYKDHLINIVDTPGHADFGGEVERIMKMVDGVLLVVDAFEGCMPQTKFVLRKALEAHLTPIVVVNKIDRPNARPAEVIDEVLDLFIELGADDEQLEFPVVYASGLVGTSGLEPDAQEPTMQPMFETILTSIPAPTESTVDPLQFLVTLLDYNEYLGRIAVGRINRGTIRAGQSVAVLDREGKQRTARIEKLFGFQGLKRIEIEEAGAGEIVAIAGIKEINIGETIADPANPEQLPVLTIDEPTLQMTFVVNNSPFAGREGKWVTSRKLRERLYKELETDVALRVEDTDSPDAFVVSGRGELHLGILIENMRREGYELQVSKPEVIVKEVDGVKMEPIERLLIDVPEESMGAVMESLGTRKADMVNMTNNGSGNVRIEFLIPSRGLIGYRTDFLTLTRGYGIMNHAFDSYGPYAGAGVGGRHQGVLVASETGTATFYGMASVEDRGILFLTPGTEVYEGMLVGEHNRDNDIIVNICKEKALTNIRSASKDDTVRLKTPRLMSLEQALEYLNDDEYCEITPKSIRLRKKILNKSERERAEKNKKLVNT